The Saxibacter everestensis genome has a window encoding:
- a CDS encoding aldo/keto reductase, translated as MTRLGGSDLDIFPLALGGNPFGWTADPVTSHGILDAFVAGGGNFIDTADVYSAWVDGNSGGESESIIGDWFAARGRRDDVILGTKVSAHPQFRGLGAGNIQAAADASLARLKTDYIDVYYAHFDDQDTPLTETVAAFQNLVSAGKIRYVALSNYSAERIDEWISIARGNGFDLPVALQPNYNLVNRAEFESTLRPVAEKHNLGVVPYYALASGFLTGKYRTADDLEGSARKSGAAAYLNEQGLRVVDELAEIAAGHSVELATVALAWLRAQSTIAAPLASVSKVDQLDAILASATLELTDEELGRLDQLSAELGN; from the coding sequence ATGACAAGGCTTGGCGGCTCAGATCTCGATATTTTTCCGCTCGCACTTGGCGGGAACCCGTTCGGCTGGACGGCGGATCCGGTGACCTCGCACGGCATCCTCGATGCGTTCGTCGCCGGTGGCGGCAATTTCATCGACACCGCCGACGTCTACTCCGCCTGGGTGGACGGAAACTCCGGCGGAGAGTCCGAGAGCATTATCGGCGACTGGTTTGCTGCCCGTGGCCGACGGGACGACGTCATTCTTGGCACCAAGGTCAGCGCACATCCGCAATTTCGCGGCCTGGGAGCCGGCAATATCCAGGCCGCGGCGGATGCCTCCCTGGCACGATTGAAGACCGACTACATCGATGTGTACTACGCACATTTCGATGACCAGGACACGCCGCTGACCGAAACGGTCGCAGCCTTCCAGAACCTGGTCTCCGCCGGAAAGATCCGCTACGTCGCTCTCTCCAACTACAGTGCGGAGCGGATCGACGAGTGGATCTCGATCGCGCGCGGTAACGGCTTCGATCTCCCGGTGGCGCTGCAGCCGAACTACAATCTGGTGAACCGGGCCGAGTTCGAATCGACCCTGCGGCCGGTGGCGGAGAAGCACAACCTTGGCGTCGTTCCGTATTACGCCCTTGCCAGCGGCTTCCTGACCGGAAAGTACCGAACAGCTGACGATCTCGAAGGCTCCGCCCGGAAGAGCGGGGCAGCGGCTTACCTGAATGAACAGGGCCTCAGGGTGGTCGATGAGCTTGCCGAGATTGCGGCTGGTCACAGTGTCGAGTTGGCTACCGTTGCCCTGGCCTGGCTACGGGCGCAGTCGACGATCGCCGCGCCGCTTGCCAGCGTCAGCAAGGTTGACCAGCTCGATGCCATACTCGCGTCGGCGACTCTCGAGCTCACCGATGAGGAGCTTGGCCGCCTCGACCAGCTGTCGGCAGAGCTCGGTAATTAA
- a CDS encoding GNAT family N-acetyltransferase encodes MSSLAMSAILFRSGFSQQGIKRQDIMTSTGQSTRDGVVVREVAITAREEATAAATATGIEIREVRTADGAREIIALLDRVWEIGAGKSHLDQGLVVALAHAGNYVSVALADGEPVGAGIGFFGAPPGRNLHSHIVGVLPDAASRGIGKALKLHQKAWCLDRGITEMTWTFDPLVSRNAYFNLHQLRVEATAYYVDFYGEMKDGINSGQPSDRMLVTWRLDRTPPSRPDSQRQVDVLSVGSGETPRPARIAVADAFPDADADAGSTARVELPRDIEAIRKADPDLARQWRIALRDALTGLLDEGWRIVDFEKNGTYLLERKA; translated from the coding sequence ATGAGCTCGCTGGCGATGTCGGCAATTCTGTTCAGGAGCGGCTTTTCGCAGCAGGGCATCAAGAGACAGGACATCATGACATCGACCGGGCAGTCGACGCGCGACGGGGTCGTCGTACGGGAGGTCGCAATCACCGCCCGCGAGGAGGCAACAGCGGCGGCAACGGCAACCGGGATCGAGATTCGTGAAGTTCGCACCGCCGACGGTGCACGCGAGATCATTGCCCTGCTCGACCGGGTCTGGGAAATCGGCGCCGGAAAGTCCCATCTGGACCAGGGCCTCGTGGTCGCGCTGGCCCATGCCGGAAACTACGTGTCGGTTGCTCTCGCCGATGGGGAGCCGGTGGGAGCGGGAATTGGCTTTTTCGGTGCTCCGCCCGGCCGTAACCTGCACTCGCACATTGTGGGGGTGCTGCCCGATGCTGCCAGCCGTGGAATCGGCAAAGCACTCAAACTGCATCAGAAAGCGTGGTGTCTCGATCGCGGAATCACCGAGATGACGTGGACCTTCGACCCCTTGGTCAGCCGAAATGCGTATTTCAATCTGCATCAGCTCAGAGTTGAGGCCACGGCGTATTACGTGGATTTCTATGGCGAGATGAAAGACGGAATCAACTCCGGTCAGCCCTCGGACCGGATGCTGGTCACCTGGCGGCTAGACCGCACACCTCCCTCGCGCCCGGATAGCCAGCGGCAGGTCGATGTGCTCAGCGTAGGCTCCGGAGAGACACCGCGGCCCGCGCGAATTGCCGTTGCCGATGCCTTTCCCGATGCCGATGCCGATGCCGGCAGCACCGCACGGGTTGAGCTGCCCCGGGACATCGAGGCGATCCGAAAGGCCGATCCGGACCTGGCCCGACAATGGCGTATCGCTCTTCGCGACGCTTTGACCGGGCTGCTCGACGAGGGATGGCGCATTGTCGACTTCGAGAAAAACGGAACCTACCTTTTGGAACGGAAGGCATGA
- a CDS encoding type II toxin-antitoxin system PemK/MazF family toxin: MTSVRGDLYRLKAPRDARGHEQTGARFAVVVQSDDLPLSTWLVAPTSTGRREASFRPEVEIDGVKTRVMVEQLSVVDPQVRLGEFAGRLNASELRAVDAALVAVLGLD, from the coding sequence ATGACGTCCGTGCGTGGTGACCTCTACCGACTCAAAGCGCCGAGAGACGCGCGCGGGCACGAACAAACCGGTGCCCGTTTCGCGGTAGTGGTTCAGTCCGACGACCTTCCCCTATCTACGTGGCTTGTCGCGCCGACCTCCACCGGACGGCGCGAAGCCTCGTTTCGACCTGAGGTCGAGATCGATGGTGTGAAGACCAGGGTCATGGTCGAGCAACTGTCGGTAGTCGACCCTCAGGTCCGGTTGGGCGAATTCGCCGGCAGGTTGAACGCCTCTGAGCTCCGCGCCGTCGACGCAGCGCTAGTGGCGGTGCTCGGCCTGGACTGA
- the menC gene encoding o-succinylbenzoate synthase codes for MKLTKLTLHRIEMPLVSPFTTSFSTQTARNALLLEAECRVDDELVTGWGECVAMAEPLYSSEYLEGAAHVIRKWLAPRLFAEADVTAETVAGLLAPIVGHRMAKSALEMAILDAQLRSRRQSFAGYLGTARKTIPSGVSVGIQDSVPAMVKTVGGYLDEGYARIKLKIKPGIDLEPVAAVRREFGDDLLLQVDANAAYTLADAAHLKRLDEFNLLLIEQPLGEEDLRQHAELARIMTTPMCLDESIVSAQTAADAIVIGAAAVINIKPGRVGGYLEARRIHDLAQAHGVAVWCGGMLETGIGRAANAALAGLPGFTLPGDISGSDRFYAEDISEPIVMSDGEVAVPTGPGFGVDVLPERLEKFRIEFEELRG; via the coding sequence ATGAAACTCACCAAACTGACCCTGCATCGGATCGAGATGCCCCTGGTGTCACCGTTCACCACGTCGTTTTCGACCCAGACCGCGCGCAACGCTCTGCTGCTGGAAGCCGAATGCCGGGTGGACGACGAGCTGGTGACCGGCTGGGGCGAGTGTGTCGCGATGGCCGAACCGCTGTATTCCTCCGAGTACCTCGAGGGAGCCGCACACGTGATCAGGAAGTGGCTGGCGCCTCGTCTGTTTGCCGAAGCGGATGTGACGGCTGAAACAGTGGCCGGTCTGCTTGCGCCAATTGTCGGGCATCGGATGGCTAAATCTGCGCTGGAGATGGCCATCCTCGACGCGCAGCTACGGTCGCGGCGTCAGTCATTTGCCGGCTACCTCGGCACGGCACGGAAGACGATCCCCTCGGGAGTATCGGTGGGTATTCAGGACTCAGTCCCGGCCATGGTGAAAACGGTGGGCGGCTACCTGGACGAGGGATACGCGCGAATCAAGCTGAAGATCAAGCCCGGCATCGACCTGGAACCGGTCGCGGCAGTGCGCAGGGAATTCGGCGATGACCTCCTGCTTCAGGTCGACGCGAACGCCGCCTACACCCTCGCCGATGCCGCACACCTGAAGCGGCTGGATGAGTTCAACCTGTTGCTGATCGAGCAACCGCTGGGAGAGGAGGACCTGCGTCAGCACGCCGAGCTGGCCCGGATCATGACCACCCCGATGTGCCTGGACGAATCAATCGTCTCCGCTCAGACGGCGGCGGACGCCATCGTCATCGGAGCCGCCGCGGTGATCAACATCAAACCCGGGCGGGTCGGTGGTTACCTGGAGGCGCGCAGGATTCATGATCTGGCCCAGGCGCACGGAGTCGCGGTGTGGTGTGGCGGGATGCTGGAAACCGGAATAGGCCGGGCGGCCAATGCGGCACTCGCCGGCCTGCCTGGGTTCACGCTTCCCGGCGACATCTCGGGTTCGGACCGGTTTTATGCCGAAGACATCAGCGAGCCGATCGTGATGAGCGACGGCGAGGTCGCCGTGCCTACCGGTCCCGGCTTCGGGGTCGACGTGCTGCCCGAACGACTGGAAAAGTTCCGGATCGAGTTCGAGGAGCTCCGCGGCTGA